From the Phoenix dactylifera cultivar Barhee BC4 unplaced genomic scaffold, palm_55x_up_171113_PBpolish2nd_filt_p 001626F, whole genome shotgun sequence genome, one window contains:
- the LOC103697297 gene encoding uncharacterized protein LOC103697297: MRSLGRCVPEEWVARELRVKGKLNYDSKALPTAEEHLLLRFKTKGDREATMANDPVVARQLLTMDRWQPDFIPGVKCVHRVLAWIRLPRLPVEYWERESIREIAAAAGRLVAVDEFTERQCKLGFARVRVELDTRLPLKPRLFVQSPSERFWQAFVNESLLVVCYRYGQIGGLLVSSSRVPLGAGGPEVPGMDPGAVDKEQCRGGGRLVFEP; this comes from the coding sequence ATGAGGAGCTTGGGTCGGTGTGTGCCTGAGGAGTGGGTAGCTCGGGAGCTCCGTGTCAAGGGGAAACTCAACTATGACTCCAAAGCTCTACCGACGGCGGAGGAGCATCTCTTGCTGCGGTTCAAGACTAAAGGCGATCGGGAGGCGACGATGGCGAACGACCCAGTCGTCGCCAGGCAACTCCTCACTATGGATAGGTGGCAACCGGACTTCATCCCAGGGGTGAAGTGTGTGCACAGGGTGTTAGCTTGGATTCGCCTCCCACGGCTGCCGGTGGAATATTGGGAGCGCGAATCCATCCGGGAGATTGCCGCGGCAGCCGGTCGGCTAGTGGCGGTGGATGAATTCACCGAGCGGCAATGCAAGCTAGGGTTTGCGAGGGTGAGGGTGGAACTGGACACGAGGTTGCCGTTGAAGCCGAGGCTATTTGTCCAAAGCCCATCGGAAAGATTCTGGCAGGCTTTCGTAAACGAAAGCTTGCTGGTGGTGTGCTACCGGTACGGGCAGATCGGAGGTTTGTTAGTTTCCTCCTCTCGGGTGCCGTTGGGGGCTGGTGGGCCTGAGGTGCCGGGAATGGACCCCGGAGCGGTTGACAAGGAGCAGTGCCGAGGGGGTGGTCGTCTGGTCTTCGAACCTTGA
- the LOC103697296 gene encoding G-type lectin S-receptor-like serine/threonine-protein kinase LECRK2, which produces MASSSQRKHQLLLSLLLVLHPLSAAAQTGPNITRGSSLSPQGNKRALWAQSPAGDFAFGFVPLQPNQFLLAIWFAKITTNLTVVWSANRDQPVQTGSSASLTRNGRLSLLDHNGQEVWSPGVGDVAYATMLDAGNLALMASDGTGYAWQSFEHPTDTILPTQVMNKGGLLSSRRSPSADDYSVGRFQLRLLPDGNLCLNTIALPTEHAYEAYWLTKGTLGTGSYLVFNQSSGIQEVQENSSLVNVTYANIGSPGDYYQRATLDPDGVFRHYTYPKTGAGNGSYPDSWTVASFIPENICSAVIVEKGGSGACGFNSYCQFANNQKACLCPERYSLVDPANSSKGCMPDFAEPRCDAYDSADFELTAMPNTNWTNTAYEWLSPMQEDECRQSCLEDCRCMVAISKDGDCLKKAMPLSGGRVDPGYGGKSLFKIPRVDSTPPPPGLSRGRKSPPVIVSAMLGCSAFVNILLISAIALLFLSSHRKRSPRAQIDSRTVGGHLQAFSYHTLEAATSKFGEILGKGAFGTVYKGVLTLGEAEALVAVKKLDKLARDGEKEFRAEMNAIGRTHHKNLVQLLGFCDEGPHRLLVYEFMSNGSLASYLFGENKPSWDQRMQIAFGVARGLSYLHEECSSQTIHCDIKPENILLDDCFTARISDFGLAKLLMQEQTRTQTDIRGTKGYVAPEWFKKRAITAKVDVYSFGVMLLEIVCCRKNIELEFGSDAGPILTEWAYDCYSEKRLDVVVEHDEEARSNWRMLERLVAVALWCIQEEPSMRPSMKKVTQMLEGAVEVSVPPDPTSFISSMY; this is translated from the coding sequence atggcttcttcctcccagcgCAAGCACCAGCTCCTTCTCTCCCTTCTCCTTGTGCTGCACCCGCTCTCTGCCGCCGCCCAAACCGGACCCAACATAACTCGTGGTTCCTCCCTGTCCCCCCAGGGCAATAAACGCGCCTTGTGGGCACAGTCCCCTGCCGGCGATTTTGCCTTCGGATTCGTTCCCCTCCAACCTAACCAGTTCCTCCTCGCCATATGGTTCGCCAAAATAACCACGAACCTGACCGTAGTTTGGTCTGCTAACAGAGATCAGCCGGTGCAGACAGGATCCAGCGCGTCCCTGACAAGGAACGGCCGACTATCTCTCCTAGACCACAATGGCCAAGAGGTCTGGTCTCCGGGTGTCGGGGACGTTGCATACGCCACCATGCTCGATGCCGGAAACCTCGCGCTGATGGCCTCCGATGGGACGGGCTACGCATGGCAGAGCTTCGAGCACCCGACCGACACGATCCTGCCTACACAGGTGATGAACAAAGGAGGATTGCTTTCCTCCCGTCGCTCACCCAGTGCGGACGATTACTCTGTGGGAAGGTTTCAGCTCCGCCTGCTGCCCGACGGCAACCTCTGTCTGAACACCATAGCCTTACCCACCGAGCACGCCTACGAGGCCTACTGGCTCACCAAGGGCACCCTGGGTACCGGCTCCTATCTAGTATTCAACCAATCATCCGGCATTCAGGAAGTGCAGGAGAATTCAAGCCTTGTCAATGTCACGTATGCAAATATTGGATCCCCTGGAGATTACTACCAGAGGGCGACGCTCGATCCCGATGGAGTCTTCCGGCACTATACATACCCGAAGACCGGTGCAGGCAATGGGAGCTATCCAGATTCGTGGACGGTGGCGTCTTTCATACCTGAAAACATCTGCAGCGCGGTCATCGTGGAGAAGGGGGGGAGTGGGGCTTGCGGATTCAACAGCTACTGCCAGTTTGCCAACAATCAGAAGGCCTGCCTCTGTCCAGAACGATACTCATTAGTCGATCCAGCCAACAGCAGCAAAGGCTGCATGCCAGACTTTGCTGAGCCGAGATGCGATGCGTATGACTCGGCTGACTTTGAACTGACGGCGATGCCCAACACCAATTGGACGAACACGGCTTACGAATGGCTGTCACCGATGCAGGAGGATGAGTGCCGGCAATCGTGCTTGGAGGATTGTCGCTGCATGGTGGCGATATCCAAGGACGGCGACTGCTTGAAGAAGGCGATGCCCCTCTCGGGAGGGAGGGTCGATCCAGGATACGGAGGGAAATCTCTGTTCAAGATACCCAGGGTCGACTCTACCCCTCCTCCTCCCGGACTGAGCAGAGGGAGGAAAAGCCCGCCGGTCATTGTTTCTGCAATGCTCGGTTGCTCGGCTTTCGTCAACATCCTGTTGATCTCCGCCATAGCCTTGCTCTTCCTCTCCTCGCATCGCAAGAGATCACCTCGAGCTCAGATAGACAGCAGGACGGTGGGAGGACACTTGCAAGCTTTCAGTTACCACACGTTAGAAGCAGCTACCAGCAAGTTCGGAGAAATACTGGGCAAAGGTGCGTTCGGTACGGTCTATAAGGGGGTCCTGACTCTCGGCGAGGCTGAGGCACTTGTTGCAGTAAAGAAGCTAGACAAACTGGCACGAGATGGCGAAAAGGAGTTCAGAGCAGAGATGAATGCAATTGGTAGAACCCATCACAAGAATCTAGTTCAGTTGCTTGGCTTCTGTGATGAGGGGCCGCATCGACTTCTAGTCTATGAGTTCATGAGCAATGGCTCCCTAGCAAGCTACCTCTTCGGAGAGAACAAACCCAGCTGGGATCAGCGAATGCAGATCGCATTCGGGGTTGCAAGAGGGCTATCATATTTGCACGAGGAATGCAGCAGCCAGACCATCCATTGCGACATAAAACCTGAAAACATACTCCTTGATGACTGCTTTACGGCAAGAATCTCCGACTTCGGACTGGCGAAGCTGCTGATGCAAGAGCAGACGAGGACTCAGACGGACATCAGGGGGACGAAAGGCTATGTTGCACCTGAGTGGTTCAAGAAGAGAGCGATCACAGCAAAAGTCGACGTATATAGTTTTGGAGTCATGTTGCTTGAGATTGTTTGTTGCAGGAAGAACATTGAGCTGGAGTTTGGGAGCGATGCGGGGCCTATCCTTACAGAATGGGCTTACGACTGTTACAGCGAGAAGAGACTGGATGTTGTAGTGGAACATGATGAAGAGGCAAGGAGCAACTGGAGGATGCTTGAGAGGCTCGTGGCTGTGGCCCTTTGGTGCATTCAGGAAGAGCCATCCATGAGGCCTTCCATGAAGAAGGTGACACAGATGCTGGAAGGTGCAGTTGAAGTTTCGGTGCCACCAGATCCAACATCCTTTATCAGCTCGATGTATTAA